The following proteins are co-located in the Brevibacillus laterosporus DSM 25 genome:
- a CDS encoding FAD-dependent oxidoreductase, whose product MTHNHIGSEGLPRFPEPYWRDSVTLPTFQSLQEDLEVDIVIIGGGITGITTAYLLVKEGLKVALLEADTLLNGTTGHTTAKITAQHGLIYDELISHMGRTKARQYYEANSEALQFIKQTVEEHQINCDFSQQDAYIYATTKECVHKLEQEFTAYQQLHIPGELISHIPFDIKIHKALSMKNQAQFHPVSYLTKLVQLIVESGGLIFENSMAIDLEEGNQPTVLTREGRRVTANYVLSCSHFPFYDGLGFYFTRLYAQRSYVIAVKTEKEFPGGMYISADQPTRSLRSTTMNGENIVLIGGESHKTGQGKDTLEHYKALEAFGHEVFGMNEILYRWSAQDLVTLDKVPYIGEITANHRNVLVATGYRKWGMTNGTAAALLLRDIVLKRENPYIDLYRPSRFFINPSLKEFFVQNLDVAKHLISGKLEVPDRKIEDLTNGEGSVVLYNGERAGAYKDDNGQLHIVDTTCTHLGCETEWNHGDRTWDCPCHGSRFSYTGEIIEGPAELPLKRLQ is encoded by the coding sequence ATGACACATAATCACATTGGAAGTGAAGGACTACCACGCTTTCCCGAGCCTTACTGGAGAGATTCGGTTACACTACCGACATTTCAATCCTTACAAGAAGACCTAGAGGTAGATATCGTTATTATAGGTGGTGGAATAACTGGAATCACGACTGCCTATCTTCTTGTAAAAGAAGGCTTGAAAGTTGCTTTACTAGAAGCGGATACTTTATTAAATGGAACTACCGGGCATACAACAGCTAAAATTACAGCCCAACACGGTTTGATTTACGATGAATTAATCAGTCATATGGGGCGAACAAAAGCAAGACAGTATTACGAAGCCAATTCAGAAGCACTCCAATTTATTAAGCAGACTGTTGAGGAGCATCAAATCAATTGTGATTTTAGTCAGCAGGATGCCTATATTTATGCTACCACCAAAGAGTGCGTCCATAAGCTGGAACAAGAGTTTACAGCCTATCAACAGCTACATATCCCTGGTGAGCTCATAAGTCACATCCCTTTTGATATAAAGATTCATAAAGCTTTATCGATGAAAAACCAGGCACAATTCCATCCTGTATCCTATTTAACCAAGCTCGTACAATTGATTGTTGAAAGTGGAGGACTTATTTTTGAAAATTCGATGGCCATCGATCTTGAAGAAGGCAATCAGCCAACTGTACTTACACGCGAAGGTCGACGTGTCACAGCAAATTATGTTCTTTCTTGTTCCCATTTTCCTTTTTACGACGGATTGGGGTTTTATTTTACACGATTGTATGCACAAAGATCATATGTGATTGCCGTCAAAACCGAAAAAGAATTTCCTGGTGGTATGTATATCAGTGCAGATCAGCCCACACGATCTCTACGTTCCACAACAATGAACGGTGAAAACATTGTGCTTATCGGAGGAGAGAGTCATAAAACCGGTCAAGGTAAAGACACACTCGAACATTATAAAGCTTTAGAAGCGTTTGGCCATGAAGTATTTGGCATGAATGAAATTCTCTATCGCTGGTCAGCTCAGGATTTGGTTACCTTAGATAAAGTCCCATATATTGGAGAGATTACTGCCAATCATCGCAACGTCCTTGTGGCAACTGGGTACAGAAAATGGGGAATGACAAATGGAACTGCCGCAGCACTACTTCTTCGAGATATCGTGTTAAAAAGGGAAAATCCTTATATTGATTTATATCGGCCTTCACGATTCTTTATTAATCCAAGTTTGAAAGAATTCTTTGTACAAAATCTTGATGTCGCTAAGCATTTAATTAGTGGGAAACTTGAAGTCCCTGATCGGAAAATAGAAGATTTAACGAATGGGGAAGGTAGTGTTGTGCTATATAATGGGGAACGTGCTGGTGCCTATAAGGATGACAACGGTCAATTACACATAGTAGATACAACTTGTACACACTTAGGATGTGAAACAGAGTGGAATCATGGCGATCGGACATGGGATTGCCCTTGCCATGGCTCAAGGTTTTCCTATACGGGCGAAATTATAGAAGGTCCAGCAGAATTACCGCTAAAAAGATTACAATAG
- a CDS encoding DUF1232 domain-containing protein, giving the protein MGNESKEAQLGILIKKLLHERSMSMRKLSKLSKINVATISRIINGKQAARPKHLEQIGVCLDVSIDRLFLAAGYPMSISKEPLPSDIHTSIDNIQKVLESSGLFDWKYTTEQVQQELEKYEKHAQTKEGSRIITEEFQEKVKNVNGEGPFIDQLKEMYVQFCHDEIQPLEKAVIGSALLYFILSVDIIPDYVFPIGYLDDAIAVQLTLQKLGKLEGQVKRGTKE; this is encoded by the coding sequence ATGGGAAACGAGTCAAAAGAGGCACAATTAGGAATTTTAATTAAAAAGTTGCTTCATGAACGGTCAATGTCCATGCGTAAACTAAGCAAGCTGTCAAAAATCAATGTCGCAACCATTTCCCGTATTATTAATGGGAAACAAGCAGCTCGTCCAAAGCATTTGGAGCAAATTGGAGTGTGTCTTGATGTATCGATAGATCGTTTATTTTTGGCTGCTGGTTATCCGATGTCAATCTCTAAAGAGCCCCTACCATCCGATATTCATACCTCGATTGATAACATTCAGAAAGTTCTAGAATCATCCGGTTTATTCGACTGGAAATATACAACAGAGCAAGTACAACAGGAATTAGAAAAATACGAAAAGCATGCACAGACTAAAGAGGGGAGCAGAATTATTACAGAAGAATTTCAAGAAAAAGTGAAGAATGTGAATGGAGAAGGACCATTTATTGATCAATTAAAAGAAATGTATGTCCAATTTTGTCATGATGAGATTCAACCACTTGAGAAGGCTGTGATTGGTAGTGCTCTTCTTTACTTTATTTTGTCAGTTGACATCATTCCTGATTATGTCTTTCCAATTGGATATTTGGATGATGCGATTGCGGTTCAATTGACGTTGCAAAAGCTAGGGAAGCTAGAGGGGCAGGTGAAAAGAGGAACGAAGGAATAA
- a CDS encoding Replication termination protein, with the protein MSERESTGFLIKQRAFLKLYLITMVEKKRGYALQMLDFLQHDFKNLGYRPNHAEIYRSLDDLVEDGILYRVKKSQPNLNAKHKEVVYYHFVSNGGYEAALRYKANVKTDLDRCIGILRKAVADNY; encoded by the coding sequence ATGTCAGAACGAGAAAGCACTGGGTTTCTGATCAAACAAAGAGCCTTTCTTAAACTATATTTGATTACTATGGTAGAAAAGAAAAGGGGTTATGCCTTACAGATGCTCGATTTTTTACAGCATGACTTCAAAAATCTTGGTTATAGACCCAATCACGCGGAAATTTATCGTTCTCTTGATGATCTTGTGGAGGATGGGATTTTGTATCGGGTAAAAAAATCTCAACCAAACCTGAATGCTAAGCATAAGGAAGTCGTTTATTATCATTTTGTTTCGAACGGCGGTTATGAAGCAGCCTTGCGCTATAAGGCAAACGTAAAAACCGATTTAGACAGATGTATTGGGATTTTACGAAAAGCAGTTGCAGATAATTATTAA